GCCGGTGGCGTACTTGGTGATCGCCGCGGTGTCGACCTGGTGACCGCCGTTCGTCGGGCTCATCGGTGGTCCTCCTCGTCGCTGAACAGGTTCTTGAGGAACTGGTCGCCCGCCGAAGCCGAGGGCGGCGCAGGCGGAGGCGCCTGAGGCGTCCGGCGGTCGTCACGGAGAAGACCGTTGTTCGCGAAATCCTCGTCGTCCGCGGCCGGCGCTGCCTGCCGCGGCTGCTCCTCCGGCAGGTTGGACTCCAGTTCTTCGACGGTGGTTCCCAAACCGGCTGCCTGAGCTTCCAGGACTTGTTCGGACACATTCAGGCCGAAGGCCGTTCCCACGTGCTCGTCGACGATGCCCGCCTGCTTGCGCGCGGATTCGGCGACGGCCTGGTGCAGGGTCGTCAGGATGGCGGACGCCAGCTGGTCCGGCTGCTGCCGGAGCGCGTCCGCGGTGAGCCGGAGATCTTTGATCGACCCGCTCGGGCCCGCGACGACGGTGACCGACCGGTCCGCCGACATCACTTCGGCCTCGAGCGCGTTCAGCTCCTCCTGCATGTCGCCGACCTTCGCGAACTGCGCTTCGGCCTGCTTGAGCTTCGTCTGGAACTTGTCGAACTCCGCGACGAGCCGTTCCATCTCCGCCGACACTGACGCTCACCCCTTCCCCTGCTCCCTGGCGTGCTGTGCGGATTATGCCGC
The nucleotide sequence above comes from Amycolatopsis sp. AA4. Encoded proteins:
- a CDS encoding YbaB/EbfC family nucleoid-associated protein, which translates into the protein MSAEMERLVAEFDKFQTKLKQAEAQFAKVGDMQEELNALEAEVMSADRSVTVVAGPSGSIKDLRLTADALRQQPDQLASAILTTLHQAVAESARKQAGIVDEHVGTAFGLNVSEQVLEAQAAGLGTTVEELESNLPEEQPRQAAPAADDEDFANNGLLRDDRRTPQAPPPAPPSASAGDQFLKNLFSDEEDHR